TTAATATTGTATTAAGGATATGATAgtcaatcaaaagtttttatggagtttttgttttaatatatagttatggatttttgttatttgaccTAAAAAATCTGTAAAAAATTCACATAATttcctaattatttttgtaGCATGGTATTTTACTCTACGTAGTTGTTAGTTACCATTTTAGTGAATTTTGGATGATGCTTTATATTGATCCCTTCGATCaagtaattttttcaattacttgAGTTTTCAATGTATTAAACCGACCATCACACCCTCCCTCTTGATGAGCATGTTCAATGTTTAGTGATGTTTGCTGAGTAAATGAGCCCTTATTCTCTgttatgtaatatttttaacCATACATTCTAGTTTCTTTGTTAAAGTGTCTTCTGAAAGACATTTTTCATGTAGAGAAAAAGCTGCATGGCATTTCTGATTCATAAACTGTGAATTTGCAGCAATCTACTTGAAAATGCTGTGCATGTGATTTCTGTAATaccttaattatttctttttggcCATCTGGGCCTTGGCTTTACCATGGAGTAGCTCATCATCTCCTGAAGTTTCATTTACCCATCCCAAAATTGAACTAACAGGCCTTGGTCTTTGTCGCTCTCCGTTACTTTGACATGAAACTTCTTGGTTGTAACTCCTAATTATTGCCATTTCTTTTTGGGGACAGCACACTTATTGATTTAATTCTATTAATCTAATTGGCTAGAGCTGGGTTTAAAACCATTTTGGACTTTGAGTTGGCGTTTTACTTATCTATGGATGGTATTGCATTTGGTGCAAGGCTAAAAGTTGAAGGGGAAATTTTGCAAAGTAATTGTTGAGAGTGGAAAGATTagttttttaagatgtttggtGTGTTAATAAATTGAAGGGTAAATTGTTAGTGGAAAGAGAGGGATAATTTGGTGTCTTTTGAgacaaaaggaaagagagagaatgaaaagaaaaaatattccttaagagattaaattttactttccaaaaacacaaatttggGGGTTAATGTTTCTCCACTTAATAATTCACCTCTTTCCCAATGGGAACTTTAACCTCATTACGCTTGTACCACACATATCCTTAAGAACATTTTACTATGGTTTATGTGCTTGATGAATGATCAAATCTCCCATTTATTTTTGCTGGACGATGATGCATTGGTGTTGGATTTTTGCATATTGTACTCTTTTGTGGTTTCTAAGTCGTTGATTTGAAATATGTTATATGCTTGCATGAGACAATGGACTTGATGAGTCAGCTGGTTGGCTGAGAACAATCAGGATAATTAATATTAACGGAGGAAAGAATTATGATCTTAATGTGTCACTGAATTTCCCCCCTTATTAAGGAACTTTCAATTGTTGATGAACTCTGCTTGTGACATGCAGGTGATATCCATGGTCAATATTCTGATCTTCTAAGGCTATTTGAATATGGTGGTTTCCCTCCTCATGCAAACTACTTATTTTTGGGGGACTATGTGGATCGAGGCAAGCAAAGCCTGGAGACAATATGTCTTCTCCTTGCTTATAAGATAAAATACCCAGAAAACTTTTTCCTCTTGAGGGGAAACCATGAATGTGCTTCTATAAACCGCATATATGGTTTTTATGATGAGTGTAAGAGAAGGTTTAATGTTAGGCTATGGAAGACGTTCACAGAGTGTTTTAATTGCCTACCAGTGGCTGCGCTAATTGATGAGAAGATTCTCTGCATGCATGGGGGTTTGTCTCCAGAACTAAACCATTTGGATCAGATCCGAAACTTACAGCGCCCGACTGATGTCCCAGACACAGGTTTGCTTTGTGATCTTCTCTGGTCAGATCCGAGTAAAGATGTTCAAGGTTGGGGGATGAATGACAGGGGAGTTTCATATACATTTGGTCCTGACAAGGTGACAGAGTTTCTTCAGAAGCAGGATTTGGATCTTATTTGCCGTGCCCACCAGGTTTGACCTGTCACTGCAATTCACTTTCTCTTAGGCAGGCTTCTAGTTGAATTCATATCCTTTACACTATTACTTGTGGGGCTGTTACAAATAAACAATCTAGAGCCATCCTTTGTTGAATTGTTCACTTCCTTTTGGGAGCTGTACTTACTTTTGGAGTGGCTTTTGAGCCAATTGGCCACTGCGGTATTGACCCAAGAAAATATTCTCCAAAACTTTACCGATAAGTTTTTAACTCCACTGTGGTATTGGGTCTGGTTGTCCATTCTATGCAAACTTTGAGTTTTTACTGAAATTTGCTCTTTCCAAATGTATGTTGCAGGTCGTGGAGGATGGATATGAGTTCTTCGCGAACAGACAACTTGTAACTATATTTTCAGCGCCTAATTACTGCGGGGAGTTTGATAATGCTGGTGCTATGATGAGCGTGGATGAGACCTTGATGTgttcttttcaaatattaaagccTGCTGAtaagaaatcaaagtttaaggCTGGAAACACTTCAACTGGAGCTGGTCTTTTTGGGAGCACAACTACAGCTAAGCCTGGAAACCCTCTTCCAGGAGTCAAGGTAAATGCATTACTTAGAAAGACATGAAATGCTGTTTTCCTGTTGGAGTTTTTAGATAGACAACTAGAGTACTCGATGTTAATTGTATGATGATGTACCCTTTCAAGTTTGTAGTTCATCTATTTGTTCAAATATTTTGGTCAAGATAGTCAAGAGAAGTGATTAGTGCTATTCTTTTTTATGCTCTGGCAGAGCTTTCCATTTTTCATGGTTATCCTTTTGAAAGTGATTTGAGTGTATACCTTTACAGTTTTTATCTGGGACAACTTTACAACTTTTAGAAGGGGAAAAGCTTTGGTTTGTATTTAAAAGCAGTATCCCAGCCATTTTCCCATGTATCAGAAGATTTAAAAGAAACCTAAGAAATTGTTCATCATTTACAATTTGAATACAAGTTTTTCTCCTCTACACTTTTGTGGATATCCTGATACTTGTAAATgtaattcttcttttcttcaataAGAATAAATGTACAGTTAATATTTGAATTCTCACCTGTACACCAGTTGATTCGAGATAAATGTGCCACCATTTAGAATTATCAGATGTTCTGGTGGAGCAACTGTAGAGTTGGAGTTGGAAAATGGTACTTAAGGTGGCTTGTTTGTAGTATTGGTCAAGGAAAGAGGATTTGGGTAGTTTCAGGGAAATTTATTCTTTAgtcatggataaaaaaatttctgcctttcaagaaaaaaattaatgcttttaagtaagaaaaaatgattcaaCTCATGAAGTTTGTATTAGTCTGTAAGAGAGTCAGAAGTGTTCGAATTATTCGGCTTGCATGTGTTGAGTATGCTATGCTGAAAGTTTGATGATATTAAACAGCATGTTAACTGCCTTACATGTATTTTATCTTTGTTGCATTTGACATGTGCTTGCATGTTACtgtattttactttttacaTATAATTGCTGTCTTATCTGTTTTGCTTCTGGTTTTGCAGTCCTTCCTTGGCACTAAAGTATGACTATTGGATTTCCACTTAGAGATCAAGCTTAGTTGGATCATGAACATGCTGAGATTGCTGTGACAGGAATTCAAGGTccatttaatttcataattatatgctgaaattgtataaattggagggggggaggggggggatAGAAAGATTGTTTTCCTTATATAAAGTTGGATTTGAAGGTAGAAGGCAGAGGTTTCCTTCTCTTCTTGATTGTACACTTATAGCTGCTAGAATTGCTGCTATGAATTATTTCCATGTTGCTCTTATTGTTCCGCACATATGTGAGATCCCGAACCATGTCGAAAGTTCGAAACAATATACTCGTGATTCTGGGCAAGCAACATGGACTTggttttaactatttttatgttttattctCAAGACCACCATTGAATTTGAAGAAAGCTGCAAAACACAAGGAAATGGACTGGTGTAATATTCCGTAAAGACTGAAGAGGTGCCCCCCTTTCTATGTTGTCATTGTGTGCATCTTCTTTTGTTGTGAGGTTCTGAAAAGGCCAGTTATTTTCTCATTACCAAGTGAAGACTGCGAGCTTTTTGCATGGAGGAATGATTCTAATCCCTTGGCTAGAATCATGGGTTTAAAGAAATGGTGGCTTGCCCTTCCCCATTGCAGTGTTACATATAGCTGAAGATGAGGATGCTGATGCATGATGACTGGAAGTTTCATTACCAAATTTGAATGCTTGCTGTTCTCCGTGATTGCTCTGGTTTCGATTATGCATATTTCGTTCCATGAAAGAAAGATTCCCCGGGATTTTGTTTATGGGCCTTTTTTCTCCTTGAGTAGAGATTTCCAGGACCTAATTATCTATACGTCTCTAGCCTCTCAGGTATGTGGTGACTGAAAACTAGAACCGCTTTTTAATTGGGAGTGGAGAAGCAATGGTAAAATAGTAAGAACTAGTCCTACGGAAATTCTAGTTTGCTTTGTCATCGACCAAAATTCTCAGATTTCAATTGGGATGAAACCTGAGAATGGAGAGAGGTTGCTCTATCGCTTGCAGGGAATCTTTCAACCTGAGTGTTGAGTTTCTGCAAAGAAGTCAGTATAATAAGGAGCTTATCAGCTGATGGTAGATTTTCTATTACGAGTCCCCGGGAAAATATGAGCAAGGGGTGGTATCATTATCATTGATGGAGAGGTTGATGCTTGATATTGGTGCATTGGAGGAGAAGTACGAGTAGAAAACTATTGGTCAAGAAAAGTGATCTGCTCTGCATAGAAAATTTTATGAGCGATGCAACACTGATATATTCAGAATAAATAGAGGTGTCTTGTGTGattgtgaaaaagaaagagaaagaagacagaggaagagagaaaaggagaggggGGTGTGAGAGAGGAGAAAGTGTGTGGGAGGGAGAATGTGCGGGGAGAAAGAGGGGAAGAGGAGAGAAGCTTGGCTGTTTGGGCGGGGCTTAAATGgccatggtttttctttttttcactattaACATGTCTTTAAGCTAGTTATACTATTAATCGGTACTCTGCACTCTTGCACTGGGCTCAGCCCTCTTAGTCTCTTttgatttataacaaaaaatctttctttaaaaaaaatcttagctcGGGAGATTTCTTGCCGAGGGGGATTGAGGATGAAAGTGGTAAAAGCTATAAAGTCTGAAACTTTGCAGAGGCAAGTTCTCTAAAATTTGCAAGAGGACTTAAGCAGAGAACCTTTCAAGGACTGGAAGCTGTTGTTGGTCGGGAGAGAAGGCTTTCTGGCTATGAAGCTGTGTGTAGTTGCCAGTTTCTCTAGTAAACCAATCAGTGATGAAAGAAAAAGGTTCTCAAGGGAGTCTTGTTCTAGGGCAAAGCCATCATATCAAGCAAGCAAACCAAGTGAGCCGTACACACTTATCCACGTCAGATTCAAGGTCTGCTAATCGAACATTATTTTCACatggttttggttctggttttgGGTAGGCTGGCTGCTTGTCCAGCGGGCTTAGATTCTAAATTTCAAATTGGATTTTATAATATgttatatattgaattaattcctccaaattaatctattttcatCCCCAAATATCTCTCAAATAATTCAAGCCCCCCATTTGATTACAAAGCCGGCTGGGCGGTGTGAATATTGACTCTGTAACTCATGCCACTTATTTTTTCTGACTGTAATTAATGTTGTAGGATTTCAGTTGATATCATATTGTTTTAAACAATCGTTGGTGCCTCTTCGCATTttcacataattaatttatgaatttaaaaagttttatggCTAATAGTATTTATTACTTACACCCATCTTGATgagagacataaaaaaaaatgagacttgtgattcataaaaaataataagaatattttcatctaatttttttttcttgtatttatttttatttaaagtaaattGAGATAATAACTAATAAGATATTGCTAATTACTTATTTATCACCTTAAATTTGGCTCACAATACTCTTAGATTCCAAGTATAGGACAATAATGggattcttattattttggttcTCACCATTTTCAAGTATTTGTTTATGTtgctaaaaaagaaataaaaaaattatctaagtAGACATGTCGGTTTGGTTCCtgtttcatcaaataaaaaaaaataataaaaaaaaaataaatatatatatatatatatatatagattagtcctcggtaagaaaaaaaagttacgaGGAATGGAAAGGAACCGACAAATCACATGGAAAGGAACACAGAGAAGGAGAAATTGAAGTGGAAGACAGCAAGCACTAAGCAGAGTGTTAAAAAGTCAAAAGGACAAGTGCCCTTTGTGTTCCAAATTCCAAATCGAACTGAATCACTTCACCGTACATCAAGGGGATGATCgcgaaggaaggaaggaaggaaggaaggaagccTCGATAACCTTGCCACAGTGTGGTCAGGGGCAGTACAGGACAGGACAACAAGGTCTTTGTTACTTTTCTTGATATGCTGTTCCTCCTATCTCCCTTCTTCCTTGTAACAtgcaaagaatatttttttctcatttatatGCTTTAGAATTTcgatgaattgaatttttttaaaaaaattaatttattattattatttattttatttaaaataatttatgaaattaaaaaaattaattttataaataattttaaataaaataaataaaaataaaaataaagatcaaatctgacaaataaaaaaaattaaaaaagtattaaattgaaaaaaaattaattttataaattatttcaaataaaataaatagcaatcaaggaataaagatcaaatttgataaataaaaaaatataattaaaaataataatataaaaataaataacaattaaaataataaaaattaaaattgatataaaatcaaattaaaaaaattaaaaaataaaataaaaatcgattaaatttaatataattaaaaattaataagtaacaagatatctttaattt
This window of the Populus trichocarpa isolate Nisqually-1 chromosome 13, P.trichocarpa_v4.1, whole genome shotgun sequence genome carries:
- the LOC7474621 gene encoding serine/threonine-protein phosphatase PP1, with amino-acid sequence MEQAVLDDIIKRLLEVRGKPGKQVQLSESEIRQLCVVSREIFLQQPNLLELEASIKICGDIHGQYSDLLRLFEYGGFPPHANYLFLGDYVDRGKQSLETICLLLAYKIKYPENFFLLRGNHECASINRIYGFYDECKRRFNVRLWKTFTECFNCLPVAALIDEKILCMHGGLSPELNHLDQIRNLQRPTDVPDTGLLCDLLWSDPSKDVQGWGMNDRGVSYTFGPDKVTEFLQKQDLDLICRAHQVVEDGYEFFANRQLVTIFSAPNYCGEFDNAGAMMSVDETLMCSFQILKPADKKSKFKAGNTSTGAGLFGSTTTAKPGNPLPGVKSFLGTKV